Proteins from a genomic interval of Gluconacetobacter diazotrophicus PA1 5:
- a CDS encoding efflux RND transporter permease subunit: MNPVRLFVLRPVATTLLTVALLLAGVIGYQALPVADLPNVDFPVIQVQARQAGGSPEEIASSVAAPLERRLGAIADLTEMTSQSTQNQVRITLQFSLDRDINGAARDVEAALQAARADLPSSLRQNPSYFKANPNGAPIMILALTSRTATMPQLYDMTTNVLQQHLSQIRGVGEVEVGGSSLPAVRVEMNPLPLYKFGIGFEDVRAALASANAHTPKGFIDQNGVRYTLDTNDQARSAQAYRDLIIAYHNSRPVRLADIAQVNDGVEDVRNAGYYNRQQAVLAIIFAQSGANVIHTIDQINAEIPALRAALPPSVQLHSILDRSITIRAALADTQYTLVISVVLVVLVVLVFLRSGRTTLIPAIVVPTSIIATFGAMKLLGYSLDNLSLMALTVSTGFVVDDAIVVIENISRHLESGMDRRQATLQGAQEVAFTVFSISMSLVAVFLPILLMGGVAGRLFHEFAMTVSITILVSMVLSLTLTPMMAAQVLGGDTTAPAEPATGLWARVAMVLERMLHALQNGYARTLDGALAYPRLVLLSLPCTIALMVALFIHMPKGFFPDSDTGLLMGRLMGDQSISFQAMTQKIDETQRAIMKDRDVVSVTGFMGGRGSANQANLFVVLKDKSQRSDPPSTTIARIGRRLRNMVGAHFYAMAPGTLRMGARQSNAAYQYTLESDSPGELYEWTPKLVAALQKHPQLADISSDIQQGGSALNVALDRETSARTLITPQLVSNTLYDAYGQRAASVIFNALNQYRVVMEVEPRFWENPDSLKQVWVSTAGGTASGGTQSNTIRVSSAASASTAAGLSSQSFRNQIANSLAGGNSASSGSAVSTNSETMVPLDIVSRITPQLTPLSVNHQGQSVAATISFNLATGVSLDQAVQIVDTEMVRLHVPPTIHGSFAGNAGQFQKSVNNEPVLILAALAAVYMVLGILYESYVHPLTILSTLPSAGVGALLALDLTGEDFSLIAMIGMILLIGIVKKNAIMLVDFAIEAERDGHSPGDAIRTACLLRFRPIMMTTLAAALGALPLILGHGYGAELRRPLGIAIVGGLVVSQALTLYTTPVVYLYLDRFGRWCRGRYLSAARALTGRRDPLSQQDA, encoded by the coding sequence ATGAACCCAGTCCGCCTCTTCGTCCTGCGACCGGTGGCGACCACGCTCCTGACCGTGGCGCTGCTGCTGGCGGGCGTCATCGGCTACCAGGCGCTGCCGGTCGCGGACCTGCCGAACGTCGATTTCCCGGTGATCCAGGTCCAGGCCCGACAGGCCGGCGGATCGCCCGAGGAAATCGCCAGTTCGGTGGCGGCCCCGCTGGAACGCCGGCTGGGCGCGATCGCCGACCTGACCGAGATGACGTCCCAGTCCACGCAGAACCAGGTGCGGATCACGCTGCAATTCTCGCTGGACCGCGACATCAACGGCGCCGCCCGCGATGTCGAGGCCGCATTGCAGGCCGCGCGCGCCGACCTGCCATCGTCGCTGCGCCAGAATCCCAGCTATTTCAAGGCGAACCCCAACGGCGCGCCGATCATGATCCTGGCGCTGACGTCCCGCACGGCCACGATGCCGCAATTGTACGACATGACGACCAACGTCCTGCAGCAGCACCTGTCGCAGATCCGCGGCGTGGGCGAGGTCGAGGTCGGGGGCAGTTCCCTGCCCGCGGTGCGGGTCGAGATGAATCCCCTGCCGCTCTATAAGTTCGGCATCGGGTTCGAGGACGTGCGCGCCGCCCTGGCGTCGGCCAACGCCCATACGCCCAAGGGCTTCATCGACCAGAACGGCGTGCGCTACACGCTGGATACCAACGACCAGGCCCGCAGCGCCCAGGCCTATCGCGACCTGATCATCGCCTATCACAACAGCCGGCCGGTCCGCCTGGCCGACATCGCCCAGGTCAATGACGGGGTCGAGGACGTGCGCAATGCCGGCTATTACAACCGCCAGCAGGCGGTGCTGGCGATCATCTTCGCCCAGTCCGGCGCGAACGTGATCCACACGATCGACCAGATCAACGCGGAAATCCCGGCCCTGCGCGCCGCCCTGCCGCCCAGCGTCCAGCTTCACAGCATCCTGGACCGCTCCATCACCATCCGCGCCGCCCTGGCCGACACGCAGTACACGCTCGTGATCTCGGTCGTGCTGGTGGTGCTGGTGGTGCTGGTGTTCCTGCGGTCGGGCCGCACCACGCTGATCCCCGCCATCGTGGTGCCGACATCGATCATCGCCACCTTCGGGGCGATGAAGCTGCTGGGCTATTCGCTGGACAACCTGTCGCTGATGGCGCTCACGGTCTCCACCGGCTTCGTGGTCGACGACGCCATCGTGGTGATCGAGAACATCAGCCGCCACCTGGAATCCGGCATGGACCGGCGGCAGGCCACCCTGCAGGGCGCGCAGGAAGTGGCGTTCACCGTCTTCTCGATCTCGATGTCGCTGGTCGCGGTCTTCCTGCCCATCCTGCTGATGGGCGGCGTGGCGGGGCGGCTGTTCCATGAATTCGCGATGACGGTGTCGATCACGATCCTCGTCTCCATGGTGCTGTCGCTGACCCTGACCCCGATGATGGCGGCGCAGGTGCTGGGCGGCGACACGACCGCGCCCGCGGAACCGGCGACCGGACTATGGGCCCGCGTCGCCATGGTGCTGGAACGCATGCTCCACGCGCTGCAGAACGGATATGCCCGCACGCTGGACGGCGCGCTGGCCTATCCGCGCCTGGTGCTGCTGTCCCTGCCCTGCACCATCGCGCTGATGGTCGCGCTGTTCATCCACATGCCCAAGGGCTTCTTTCCCGACAGCGACACCGGCCTGCTGATGGGGCGCCTGATGGGGGACCAGTCGATTTCCTTCCAGGCCATGACCCAGAAGATCGACGAGACCCAGCGCGCGATCATGAAGGACCGCGACGTCGTCAGCGTGACCGGCTTCATGGGCGGGCGCGGTTCGGCCAACCAGGCCAACCTGTTCGTGGTGCTGAAGGACAAGTCCCAGCGCAGCGACCCGCCCAGCACCACGATCGCGCGCATCGGCCGGCGCCTGCGCAACATGGTCGGCGCGCATTTCTACGCCATGGCGCCGGGCACGCTGCGCATGGGCGCGCGCCAGAGCAACGCGGCCTATCAGTACACGCTGGAATCCGATTCGCCGGGCGAGCTGTACGAATGGACGCCGAAGCTGGTGGCGGCGCTGCAGAAGCATCCGCAACTGGCCGACATCTCGTCGGACATCCAGCAGGGCGGCTCGGCCCTGAACGTCGCGCTGGACCGCGAAACCTCGGCGCGGACCCTGATCACGCCGCAGCTCGTGTCCAACACGCTCTATGACGCGTACGGCCAGCGCGCGGCATCGGTCATCTTCAACGCGCTGAACCAGTATCGCGTGGTGATGGAGGTCGAACCCCGCTTCTGGGAAAATCCCGACAGCCTGAAGCAGGTCTGGGTCAGCACCGCCGGCGGAACCGCGAGCGGCGGCACGCAGTCGAATACCATCCGCGTCTCCAGCGCGGCCAGCGCCAGCACCGCCGCCGGCCTCAGCAGCCAGTCCTTCCGCAACCAGATCGCCAACAGCCTGGCCGGCGGCAATTCGGCCTCGAGCGGCTCGGCGGTCTCGACCAATTCGGAAACCATGGTGCCGCTGGACATCGTCTCGCGCATCACGCCGCAGCTCACGCCGCTCTCGGTCAACCACCAGGGCCAGTCGGTCGCGGCGACGATTTCGTTCAATCTCGCGACCGGCGTGTCGCTGGACCAGGCGGTCCAGATCGTGGACACCGAGATGGTGCGCCTGCACGTGCCCCCCACCATCCATGGCAGCTTCGCCGGCAATGCGGGCCAGTTCCAGAAATCGGTCAATAACGAACCGGTGCTGATCCTGGCCGCCCTGGCCGCGGTCTACATGGTGCTGGGCATCCTGTACGAAAGCTACGTCCACCCGCTGACCATCCTGTCCACCCTGCCCTCGGCCGGGGTGGGCGCGCTGCTGGCGCTGGACCTGACGGGCGAGGATTTCTCGCTGATCGCGATGATCGGGATGATCCTGCTGATCGGCATCGTGAAGAAGAACGCGATCATGCTGGTCGATTTCGCCATCGAGGCCGAACGCGACGGCCACAGCCCGGGCGATGCCATCCGCACCGCGTGCCTGCTGCGCTTCCGCCCGATCATGATGACGACGCTGGCCGCCGCCCTGGGGGCGCTGCCGCTGATCCTGGGCCATGGCTACGGGGCGGAACTGCGGCGCCCGCTGGGTATCGCCATCGTCGGCGGCCTGGTCGTCAGCCAGGCGCTGACGCTGTACACCACCCCGGTCGTCTATCTCTATCTCGACCGCTTCGGCAGGTGGTGCCGGGGCCGATACCTCTCCGCCGCCCGCGCCCTGACGGGCAGGCGCGATCCACTCTCCCAACAGGATGCCTGA